Part of the Moraxella ovis genome is shown below.
GAAAATTCACCTATGGGATAAACCCATAGTATCGTTCATTATAACACACTAAACCACACTTTCAAATACTAATTATCAAGACACAATTCACACTGTCAACGAACGCCACGCCCAAAAACACGCTCAGCGTCCATGCATAAAACCCTCTAAAATACAATCAACTCAAAAATCAAAAGCCGTCTCACCAAACAGACGGCTTTCTAACAAGACCAAGATTTTAAGAAAAACCAAGCCTAGATTTTTAATGAGATGAAAAGACGCTATGGCTGCCATCACGACCCAGCAACAGCACATCATATGGGTGCTTGACTCCTCGATACGCAGCACCGTCCATACCAGGTGAGCCAACCACCATGCCTGGCACCGACAGACCCACCGCATCTGCTTTTATGTCAAGCAGTCGATTGATGTCCTCGGCAGGCACATGACCTTCAATCGCATAACCATCCACAAGTGCCGTGTGGCATGAGCGATGGTGAGGAGCGATGCCTTGTTCTTGCTGCTTTTTTTGGTTACCCGTGTTGTGAGCCTTAATCACAAAACCATGATTTTGCATGTGCTTAATCCACTCATTACAGCAGCCGCAGCTGGGGTCTTTCCAAACTTCTACTGTCGTGGCGTGAGATGCTCTGGTGGTGAACAATCCTGTCAATAACACAGACATCAAAACCGCCATCCCGATGCCAATCACAGCCACTGCTTTTACATTGATGCCAAATCGTTGCATGAACACACTCCTAAAATAAAGACAACCCAAAAATTTGATAAGCCCCATTCAGACGCAGTGCTACAATCTGTCGCCTCTCTGTGCTTTACCAGCCGTTCGCATTTAAAGGCGGCTTTTGGCTCTATGAACAATCTTGCTGGGCTTTTTTGAGTATTGTACACATTTTTCATTCAAAATGCACAAAATGCAACGAATTTTTTTGCTAAAATGACCCAAAGAAAACAAAAACCCCTTGAAGCCATTGACTTCAAGGGGTATGAATATGGAGCTCTTATCGAGAATTGAACTCGAGACCTCTCCCTTACCAAGGGAGTGCTCTACCGCTGAGCTATAAGAGCGAAACTGATATATGGAGCGGGTGGCGGGAATCGAACCCGCACCATCAGCTTGGAAGGCTGAGGTTCTACCACTAAACTACACCCGCAGGGTAGTAAAAATAAGGTAGGGAAATAATGGTGGTGGGGGAAGGATTCGAACCTTCGAAGCTTTCGCGACAGAGTTACAGTCTGTTGGGTTTGACCGCTCCCCAACCCCACCAATTGGTACAGGTGTATCTTTTACTGGTCTTTTAAAAGATTAAGCCCGATAAAAGAGCTTGACCTGAAAGATTTCTTAGGAGTGGTGCCGGCTGCCGGAATCGAACTGGCGACCTACTGATTACAAGTCAGTTGCTCTACCAACTGAGCTAAGCCGGCGGTATTTCCTAAGTGGTGCGTATAATAACATAGATTTCAGATTGTGCAAGTTATTTTTTTATTAATTTTTAAATTTTTATATAAATAACTGATTTTTATCATTTTATTTTTATATATTCTATTACCCTGGCCATCATCAAATTTCTAGCTTTTATTGAACACCCTGCTCTATTTATCATATGTTATGGTTATTAGCAAAGGTAAAAAATCGTGTTATAAATAATCGCTTTTTATAGCTAACCTAAATACTTTCATTAAGGATTCATCATGAGAAAACCCCTTGCCTTGGCAGTATTGCTCAGACTGGGTCTGGCAAGCACCGCTCATTCTGCACCCATCTTACAAGTCAATGGTGACTACAGTATTGCGCAGCGCAATCACGCCAAGCATGGCTTGAAATTGATGTCAAAGCTTTTGAAGACAACATTACACGCCTTCAGCAACAGCTTGGCGACAAGAGCCAGATTTGCGCCATCATGAAAGCAGACGCCTATGGTAATGGTATTGACCTGCTTATGCCTAGCATCATCAAATTAGGTGTGCCTTGTGTTGGCATCGCCAGCAACGAAGAGACAAAAGTTGTCCGAGCTCATGGCTATCAAGTAAAATCGCCCGTGTACGCTTAGTCAGTGTAGAGGAAGTTCAGTCAGGACTTGATTATAACATCGAGGAGTTGGTTGGTGACTTAACACATGCCACAGCACTTGACAAACTGGCGCAAGAACACGGCAAAAACATTAAGGTGCACCTTGCCTTAAATTCAGGCGGCATGGACAGAAACGGCATTGACCCAGCCCATAAGCAAGGTCAAAAAGACGCGGTGGCAATCACCAAATTAAAAGGGCTTGATGTCGTTGCCATCATGACACACTATGCTGTGGAAGATGAGGATTATGTTCGTGAGCGTTTGGCGCTGTTTAAAGAACAAAGCTCGTGGCGTATCAAAAACACTAAGCTAGATCGTAGCAAACTCACCTTACACACCGCCAATTCATTCGCCACCATTGCTGTACCTGAAAGCCATCTTGACATGGTGCGTCCTGGCGGTCTTATCTACGGCGATACAATCGATGCCAAGCCTGCTTACAAGCCCATCATGAGCTTTAAGGCCAAAGTTGCCAGCGTGCAATTTTATAAAGCCGGCACAAAAGTCGGTTATGATGGTACGCACGCGCTTACCCGTCATTCTTATTTGGTGAACCTGCCCTTTGGTTACTCGGACGGTTATCGTCGTGCCTTCACCAACAAAGGCGTGGTACTCATTGGCGGCAAACGTGCCAACGTACTAAGCAAAGTGTCAATGAACACAACCATGGTGGACGTAACCGACTACGTTAACGATGTCAAAATCGGCGATGAAGTGGTCATCTACGGCTCGCAAGGCGAGGATAGAATTAGCCAAGCTGAAATTGAGGAAATCAATGATGCTCTACTGGCGGATCTATACATGATTTGGGGGCAATTCAAATCCTAGATTTATCAAAGCTGATTGATTCAAATAATTCAGAAAGTAAAAATCCCACCTTGTGTGGGATTTTGTTTACCAAGAATTATGTTATACAGAAAGGCCTTCGCATGCCATTTCCACCGCCTTGACGATTGCCAATGCTTTTTTGTTGGTTTCGTCCCACTCTGCCACAGGGTCGGAGTCCGCCACCACGCCTGCCCCTGCTTGGATATGGACTTGTCCGTCTTTTAACACAGCAGTACGAATAGCAATGGCGGCATCCATGTTGCCCGCCCAGCCCAGATAGCCCACCGCCCCACCAAACACGCTACGGCGAACAGGCTCAACCTCATCGATGATTTGCATGGCTCGGATTTTGGGAGCTCCCGACAGCGTACCTGCTGGGAATGTCGCACAGAACACGTCCAGAGCGTCCTTATCAGCCGACACCACGCCTTCTACGTTGCTTGCGATGTGCATGACTTGCGAGTAGCGTTCAATAAACATCTTATCGGTTACCTTGACCGTGCCGATGTCGCATACCTTGCCGATGTCATTACGCCCTAAGTCAATGAGCATCAGATGTTCAGCGATTTCTTTTTGGTCGGAGAGTAGCTCGGCTTCTAGTGCCAAATCTTCTGCCATGTCCACGCCACGACGGCGAGTCCCTGCCAATGGTCGCACGGTAACTTTACGCTCATCGCCCACCGTCTCAATGCGAGAGAGAATCTCAGGCGACGCCCCCACGATGTGAAACGGTTCGTCATTGGCAAGCTCGCCTTGAATGAGAAACAGATAAGGAGACGGATTTAGGTATCTCAACGCCCGATACACCGCGAGCGGGTCGCCACTGTACTCACCCGACAGGCGTTGGGCAGGGACAACTTGCATGACGTCCCCTGCCTTGATGTATTCCTTAATGCGGTTTACGTCCGTGCAGAATTTGTTTTGCCCTGTTTGCGAGACAAAATGCGGTAAGGGCTGTTTTTTGACGGTCAAATCAGGCTTGTGCGACAGCAAATTCTCAATAATATCAAGCTGTTTTACCGCTTTTTTGTAGCCGTCTTTGGCTTGTACGTCCGCATAGACCACGATAGATAGGGTATGTTCTAGGTTGTCAAATACCACGACAGACGATGATAGGGTCAGCCACATATCAGGCAGAGCCAACGGATTGGGCGAGTTTGACACACCAACAGTCGGCTCAATCACTCGTATCATGTCATAGCCAAAATAGCCCACGAGTCCGCCACTAAATGCAGGCAAATCGGGCATGACATCTTGGCTTGGGGTTTTGTACTCCGCCATAAAGGTGCGGATAAAATCAAAGGGGTCGGTGTCGTGCGTGGTCGTCTCGTCCTTGCGAGTGTCCTTTACCACCACTTTGTCGTCATGATACTGAATAGTAATGTCCGAACCCAGTCCAATCATGGAATATCTTGCCCAGCGTTCGCCCCCCACCACCGACTCAAACAAATAAGCGGACGCAAAAAATTTACGCAGATTGGCAAACACCGACACAGGGGTGGCATCGTCCATTAGGCGTTTTTTGATAAGTGGAATGTGGGTATAGCCTTGCTCAGAAAGGGTGTAAAAATCGGATAAAGATAGCATGTTTTTCCTAATTGTTATGTTAATTTTCTTATTTTATCACAAGTAACATGGCATGGTAATATCACCATAAAAATAAAAGCCTTGTCAAATGACAAGGCTTAGGATGGCGAATAAAACTATTGGATTTCTGATGACAATGTAATATCTACATTGCCTGCCACGGCTTTTGAATATGGGCAGACGTGGTGCGTTTTTTCGACAATACGAGTAAGCGTGTCAGCATCGATGTCGGTGTTTTTGGCGATGACATGGATATTGCCCGACAAAAAGAAATTATCATCGCCTTCTTTGCTTAAGTTAATAGTGACTTGTACTTCACTGTCAAAGCTTGCGCCCTCTGCTTTTTTGACCAATCCCAGTGCGCCATCAAAACACGCCCCGTAACCTACGGCAAACAGCTGTTCAGGGTTGACACCATCTTTGCCTGAGCCGGGGCTCACCAGATTAAAAGTAGTCGCGTTATCGCTTAAACTGGCGGTACCGTTTCTGGCGCCAATGGCGGTGGCGGTGGTTGAGTAGATTTGAGCCATGTCATTCTCCTTTTTGGGTGTTTTTAGGTGCTCGTTATTGACTCCATTGTAAAGATAAAATATGACAATTTCAAGAAAAACACCCGCGCCTTTACACGACTACCACAAAGCAGACAGCCACCATTGATCTATCAATGAGCCTTCTCCCAATTCTCCCCCACACCAATCTCCACAACAAGTGGCACAGCAAATTCCACGTCCCAGCCTAAGCTTTTGGCGGTATCGGTCAGTACGTTTTGCATGGCAGTTTTGATAAGCTCGCCTATCTCGTCCGCCTTATCGCTATCAACTTCAAATACCAATTCATCATGCACTTGTAGCAAAAGTTTGGCATGGTCTTTGGGTAGGATTTTATCCACGGCTATCATGGCAAGTTTGATGATTTCGGCGGCAGAGCCTTGTAGTGGGGCGTTAATGCTTGCCCGCTCCGCCCCTTGTCTTATCATGGCGTTTGATGAATTGATGTCGGGAGCGTAGAGCTTACGTCCTAAAATGGTGGTAACATAGCCTGTTGATTTGGCGTAACTTTTGGTATTTTCCATGTAGTCATGTATGGCAGGATAGCGGGCAAAATACCGCTTGATGTAGTCCTTTGCCACGCCATTTTCTACGCCCAATTGTTTGGCAAGCCCAAACACACCCATGCCGTATAGTAGCCCAAAATTCACCGCCTTTGCTGAACGTCTCTCGTTTGGCGTTACGTCTGATAGCTCCTTACCCATAATCTCGGCAGCGGTGGCGGTGTGAATGTCTAGGTTGTTTTTAAAGGCATTAATCAAACTCTCATCGCCACTAAAATGAGCCATGAGCCGCAGCTCAATCTGCGAATAATCCGCCGCCATAATCACACGCCCTGTCGGTGCGATAAAGGCTTCACGAATGAGTCGCCCTGTGTCGGTGCGAATGGGGATATTTTGTAGGTTGGAGTCTGATGACGACAGTCGCCCTGTACTCGTCAAGGCTTGGTGGTAGCTGGTATGCACTCGCCCCTGTTTGTCGGCAACTTTGGCAAGAGCGTCCGTATAGGTGCTTTTGAGCTTGGACAGACTTCTGTGTTCTAGCACCACGTCCACAAGCGGGTGGTCAATCTTGGCAAGGGTCGCCTCAGACGTGGAATATTGCCCTGTTTTGGTTTTTTTACCGCCTGATATGCCTAATTTATCAAACAAAATCTCGCCAAGCTGTTTGGGGCTTGCCACGTTAAAGCTCTCGCCTGCCAGCTCAAACGCCTTTTGTTCTAATTGACTGATTTGATTGTCAAAAGCAAGCGACAATTTACCCAAAAATTCGGTCTTTATCAAAATGCCGTCATGCTCCATTTGGGCTAAGATTTGGGCGGTGGGGATTTCTAATTTATGCAAAAGGCTATTGGCATTGGTATCTTTTTGCAAATAGTCATCAAACACACTAAACAAGCGATAAGTAATGTCCGCATCTTCACACGCATAATCGCTCGCCTTATCCATGTCCACTTTATCAAAGCTAAGCTGTTTTGCTCCTTTACCTGCCACGTCTTCAAAGGTGGTGGTATTTACGCCCAGATAGTGTCGTGCCAAATCGTCCATGTTATGCCGTGTCGCCACGCCATTGATGACATAACTGGCTAACATGGTATCCATATGCCAATTATTTAGCTCAATGCCATATTTTTTAAAAACATGACTGTCGTATTTAATGTGCTGTCCGATTTTGCCGATACTCTGATTTTCTAAAATGGGTTTTAACTCATTTAAAACAAAGTCCCTATCTAATTGATTATCAAGCAAAATATCAAAATCGCCCGTATGCCCCACAGGGATATAATAGCCTTCATAAGTAGCGGTGGCGATAGATACCCCAACCAACTCTGCCTTTTGCCAATCAATGCTGGTCGTCTCGGTATCAATGGCAAAATAAGGCACACTCTTTAATTTATCAATAAGCTTATGAAATTCATCAAGGCTATTTATGGTTTTATAAGTACCTTGTTTAATGGGTAAGGGTTTAACGGTTAATTCATCGCTGTTATCGGGCAAATTATCATCAAAAGGATTGTCTAATTCATTATCGGCATTGTCATTATTAAATAAATCATCAGTAACAGGCAACTCCGCCATTTTTAATAACGCTAACTGCTCTGCCATTTCTTTTTTAAATTCTAATGTCTTAAATAACTCATATAATGCTTTGGCACGTTTTATTTGTGTCTCTTTATTGTTGTCCAATTTTAATTCGTCAAATGAAATCGGCAGTTCTAGATTGGTAACAATCGTGGCAAGGGTGCGATTTAGAGGGATTTCGCCTTGATGTTCGTATATTTTTTGCCCAACCATCCCCTTAATGTTTGCCAAATTTGCCAAAATGCCGTCAATGTCTCCATATTCGGTAAGTAGCTTGCTTGCCGTCTTCGCCCCAACCTTAGGAATGCCTGCAATACCATCCGATGAGTCGCCCATGAGCGTGAGATAATCGGCGATTTGGGTGTTGTGTACGCCAAATTTGTCAAATACGCCCTGTACGTCCGTGATTTTGTCCTTAAAACTGTCTTCCAAAATCACACAGTCATTAACCAGCTGTGCCATGTCCTTGTCGCCTGTGGAGATGACAACAGGGTAGCCTTGCATACAGGCGTTACGGGCAAGCGTGCCGATGATGTCGTCCGCTTCAAAACCGTCAATTTTGATGAGGGAAATGCCTAATTTTTCAATCATCTCATGAATATACGGAATCTGCACTCGCAAATCATCGTCCATCGGCGGACGGTGAGCCTTATAAGCGTCCGATAATTCGTGGCGAAAGGTGGGGGCTTTGGTATCAAAAGCGACCGCCATGTGGGTAGGCTTGTATTTTTTGATGAGCTTGCCCAAGGCATTTAGCACGCCACGAGTGGCATTGGTGGGCAAGCCGTCTTGGTTGGATAAAGGAGGCAAGCCGTGAAAACAGCGAAACAGATAATACGAGCCGTCCACGAGAATGACAGGTGGTTTGGATTTATCAATGGTGGACGTGTCAAAAGTGGCAAGGTTGGGGATGTCGGTGTAGGTCATGATTTTAATAACTTTTTTGATATAAAATTTGAACTATTATACCCAAAAAAGTAAAATTAGGAAAATTTCCCCATAAAAAAGCCCTGATGCTCAGGGCTTAGGTTTACCGTTTAGTCATATTCGGTGCATTCCACGTCTTCATCACGGCAAAACATTTCATGGTGCTTGGCTTGGCATTGTTTGAGTACATCTAGGCGAGCCTTGCCACGACTGGTGTTTTCGGCGCGGTAAGTTTCGGTAAAGGCTTTGACTTTGCAGACATGAACACTGTCTTTATTTTCTTTGACAAGCACAGGCACGCCAACAGGTACAGGCACGACAACCGCCCCTGTATTTGGTGCATCAATGGGCGCAACACAGGCAGATAAAAAAAGGCATGGCAAGAGCAATCGGCGCAATACAAGTTTTCATAGCACCAACCTACAAATAGAACAAAAAATAATACCCTAAAAATTGTAAAGTATTATACAAAGACAATATAACGTAAATTTTTGGAATATGTAACAAATTATAAAATTAATCAGCCTTCAAAAGATACAAACAAAAAGACGCCACCGCCTCAAAACTTGACTCACGCTTTAATGCTGTCTTCTTATCAAGCTTGGTTTTATAAGTGTAAGGGGTCATGTCAATCAGATCAATCAAACTTTGATTATCCAGAACCATCGGATTGTCGATTTGCCATTCATCCACCAGTTTGAATTCTGGCGCAAGCTCATCGATGAACTTGGTCGGCTGGTGCGGATTTACCGTATCAAACAGTCTTTCGCGCATGGCATATAGGTGCTGTGGTGCAGGTGTCGCCATCAGGAGATGACCGCCAGATTTCAACACTCTTAACAGTTCTTTTTTTGGCAACGGGCTAAAAAAGCTCGTGCACACATCCACACTGTCATCTGCCACAGGCAACACCGAACCTGTACCCACCACCCAAGTGATGTTCTTGTTAACATCCTGATTTTTGTAAGTTTTTGACGCAGTGATGATGGCGGTCTTAGCGATGTCTAGGCCGATGACTTGTGCGCCCTGCTCTGCCAGAACACTCGTGTAATAGCCTTCGCCGCAGCCGACATCCAACATGGTTTTTGGGGAGATCTCGCTGACAACTTGACCGATTTTATCGCGTAATGGTGCATAGAATCCATTGGCTAAGAAACGCTTGCGAGCCTGAACCGAGACAGCCGTATCGCCCGCACTGCGGCTGTTCTTGTGCTGAACGACATGCAGATTGACGTAGCCATCTTTGGCGACATCGTAGCTATGTCGATTCTGACAGCTGTAAGTTCTACCATCTAAGATCAGATCGGTATAGCAAATGGGGCAAGTTAGCATAAGTGTTTGATGTTATTTTATTTTTCGATGGCGAATGATTTCGATGATCATCGGAACCACTGACAGCACAATGATGCCAATCATAAAGAAAGTGAAGTATTTTTTGACAAATGGCAATTGCCCAAAAAAATACCCAAGCATGGTAAACGACACCACCCACAGAATCGCCCCAATCACATTATATCTGGCGAAGTCCCTATACGGCATGTTCCCCATTCCGCCAACGAACGGCGCAAATGTACGCACGATCGGCACAAATCTTGCGATGATGATCGTGCGACCGC
Proteins encoded:
- a CDS encoding DUF411 domain-containing protein → MQRFGINVKAVAVIGIGMAVLMSVLLTGLFTTRASHATTVEVWKDPSCGCCNEWIKHMQNHGFVIKAHNTGNQKKQQEQGIAPHHRSCHTALVDGYAIEGHVPAEDINRLLDIKADAVGLSVPGMVVGSPGMDGAAYRGVKHPYDVLLLGRDGSHSVFSSH
- a CDS encoding alanine racemase C-terminal domain-containing protein, translated to MSFKAKVASVQFYKAGTKVGYDGTHALTRHSYLVNLPFGYSDGYRRAFTNKGVVLIGGKRANVLSKVSMNTTMVDVTDYVNDVKIGDEVVIYGSQGEDRISQAEIEEINDALLADLYMIWGQFKS
- a CDS encoding anthranilate synthase component I family protein — translated: MLSLSDFYTLSEQGYTHIPLIKKRLMDDATPVSVFANLRKFFASAYLFESVVGGERWARYSMIGLGSDITIQYHDDKVVVKDTRKDETTTHDTDPFDFIRTFMAEYKTPSQDVMPDLPAFSGGLVGYFGYDMIRVIEPTVGVSNSPNPLALPDMWLTLSSSVVVFDNLEHTLSIVVYADVQAKDGYKKAVKQLDIIENLLSHKPDLTVKKQPLPHFVSQTGQNKFCTDVNRIKEYIKAGDVMQVVPAQRLSGEYSGDPLAVYRALRYLNPSPYLFLIQGELANDEPFHIVGASPEILSRIETVGDERKVTVRPLAGTRRRGVDMAEDLALEAELLSDQKEIAEHLMLIDLGRNDIGKVCDIGTVKVTDKMFIERYSQVMHIASNVEGVVSADKDALDVFCATFPAGTLSGAPKIRAMQIIDEVEPVRRSVFGGAVGYLGWAGNMDAAIAIRTAVLKDGQVHIQAGAGVVADSDPVAEWDETNKKALAIVKAVEMACEGLSV
- a CDS encoding Ohr family peroxiredoxin, whose protein sequence is MAQIYSTTATAIGARNGTASLSDNATTFNLVSPGSGKDGVNPEQLFAVGYGACFDGALGLVKKAEGASFDSEVQVTINLSKEGDDNFFLSGNIHVIAKNTDIDADTLTRIVEKTHHVCPYSKAVAGNVDITLSSEIQ
- the polA gene encoding DNA polymerase I, encoding MTYTDIPNLATFDTSTIDKSKPPVILVDGSYYLFRCFHGLPPLSNQDGLPTNATRGVLNALGKLIKKYKPTHMAVAFDTKAPTFRHELSDAYKAHRPPMDDDLRVQIPYIHEMIEKLGISLIKIDGFEADDIIGTLARNACMQGYPVVISTGDKDMAQLVNDCVILEDSFKDKITDVQGVFDKFGVHNTQIADYLTLMGDSSDGIAGIPKVGAKTASKLLTEYGDIDGILANLANIKGMVGQKIYEHQGEIPLNRTLATIVTNLELPISFDELKLDNNKETQIKRAKALYELFKTLEFKKEMAEQLALLKMAELPVTDDLFNNDNADNELDNPFDDNLPDNSDELTVKPLPIKQGTYKTINSLDEFHKLIDKLKSVPYFAIDTETTSIDWQKAELVGVSIATATYEGYYIPVGHTGDFDILLDNQLDRDFVLNELKPILENQSIGKIGQHIKYDSHVFKKYGIELNNWHMDTMLASYVINGVATRHNMDDLARHYLGVNTTTFEDVAGKGAKQLSFDKVDMDKASDYACEDADITYRLFSVFDDYLQKDTNANSLLHKLEIPTAQILAQMEHDGILIKTEFLGKLSLAFDNQISQLEQKAFELAGESFNVASPKQLGEILFDKLGISGGKKTKTGQYSTSEATLAKIDHPLVDVVLEHRSLSKLKSTYTDALAKVADKQGRVHTSYHQALTSTGRLSSSDSNLQNIPIRTDTGRLIREAFIAPTGRVIMAADYSQIELRLMAHFSGDESLINAFKNNLDIHTATAAEIMGKELSDVTPNERRSAKAVNFGLLYGMGVFGLAKQLGVENGVAKDYIKRYFARYPAIHDYMENTKSYAKSTGYVTTILGRKLYAPDINSSNAMIRQGAERASINAPLQGSAAEIIKLAMIAVDKILPKDHAKLLLQVHDELVFEVDSDKADEIGELIKTAMQNVLTDTAKSLGWDVEFAVPLVVEIGVGENWEKAH
- a CDS encoding methyltransferase domain-containing protein gives rise to the protein MLTCPICYTDLILDGRTYSCQNRHSYDVAKDGYVNLHVVQHKNSRSAGDTAVSVQARKRFLANGFYAPLRDKIGQVVSEISPKTMLDVGCGEGYYTSVLAEQGAQVIGLDIAKTAIITASKTYKNQDVNKNITWVVGTGSVLPVADDSVDVCTSFFSPLPKKELLRVLKSGGHLLMATPAPQHLYAMRERLFDTVNPHQPTKFIDELAPEFKLVDEWQIDNPMVLDNQSLIDLIDMTPYTYKTKLDKKTALKRESSFEAVASFCLYLLKAD